A genomic window from Parasteatoda tepidariorum isolate YZ-2023 chromosome 10, CAS_Ptep_4.0, whole genome shotgun sequence includes:
- the LOC139426807 gene encoding homeobox-like protein HDP1 — MKSSSIFVGVIEKEKNESNLNNDIQDSSPIIIVHEEKVDSKSTQESNIYEKSEITEEPIDLLCNFFGGLSLTDTVIKNNHDKTKNNFMKVKEIHSMTESQTRTNKFKNNVAKNKNSKASSRKARKRLKVKSRLHTGIKSGSRLKVRSSASPPKSGLRNATQQNCRTVLGLSTTNYHEKAIQESNFSEKKEQMSFSKELEKHGLPTEKEIIEQNSPQRDDFEMNHIIKQNSVSEEPTINRESLQINDTERDEQQYLSNNKGFIKANKTPKYFLEEITARNLSDKNDSEIIKMQMSAFKKSNVYSGRQNLEKSNIMQDIILKDKGQNLSMRVDFIKTGNKHEFIPQEIPKQDSLEVKIIFINGTGQQFNLEKSNWQKLLDGEEVNIEQVFSEVKQQDLFKNKSLIKTDKKQEFILEEMTD; from the coding sequence ATGAAGTCTTCTTCTATTTTTGTTGGTGtaattgagaaagaaaaaaatgaatccaACTTAAATAATGATATCCAAGACTCCTCTCCTATTATTATTGTACACGAAGAGAAAGTTGATTCAAAATCAACACAAGAGAGCAATATATATGAGAAAAGTGAAATCACTGAGGAACCAATTGATTTACTCTGTAATTTTTTCGGTGGACTTAGTTTAACAGacacagtaataaaaaataatcatgataaaacgaaaaataatttcatgaaagtaaaagaaattcattCCATGACTGAATCTCAGACTCGcacgaataaatttaaaaacaacgtagctaaaaataagaattctaaaGCTTCATCTAGAAAAGCGAGGAAACGCCTTAAAGTTAAATCAAGGCTTCACACAGGAATAAAGTCTGGATCTCGTTTGAAAGTTAGATCATCAGCTTCACCACCTAAATCAGGTTTACGAAATGCTACTCAACAGAACTGTAGAACAGTATTAGGATTAAGCACAACTAATTATCACGAAAAAGCAATCCAGGAGtctaatttttcagaaaagaaagaacaaatgTCTTTTTCAAAAGAACTTGAAAAACACGGTTTGCCTACTGAAAAGGAAATAATAGAACAAAATTCACCTCAAAGGGATGATTTTGAAATGAATCACATCATCAAGCAAAATTCTGTCTCTGAAGAACCAACTATCAACAGAGAAAGTTTACAGATCAATGATACTGAGCGAGACGAACAGCAATACTTATCCAACAATAAAGGATTTATAAAAGCTAACAAAACTcccaaatattttcttgaagaaatCACAGCACGAAATTTGTCTGATAAAAATGATTCAGAAATAATCAAAATGCAGATGTCAgcctttaaaaaatcaaatgtgtATAGTGGAAGGCAGAATTTAGAGAAGTCCAATATTAtgcaagatattattttaaaagataaagggCAAAATTTATCCATGAGAGTAGATTTTATAAAGACTGGCAATAAGCACGAATTTATTCCACAAGAAATTCCAAAGCAAGATTCATtggaagtaaaaattattttcataaatggcACTGGGCAGcaatttaatttggaaaaatccAATTGGCAAAAATTGTTAGATGGTGAAGAAGTTAACATTGAGCAAGTTTTTTCAGAAGTCAAACAGcaagatttattcaaaaacaaaagcttaataaaaactgataaaaagcaggaatttattttagaagaaatgacagattaa
- the LOC107455165 gene encoding ADP-ribosylation factor 6 has product MGKILSKIFGNKEMRILMLGLDAAGKTTILYKLKLGQSVTTIPTVGFNVETVTYKNVKFNVWDVGGQDKIRPLWRHYYTGTHGLIFVVDCADRDRIDEAKQELHRIINDREMRDAIILVFANKQDLPDAMKPHEIQEKLGLTRIRDRNWYVQPSCATTGEGLYEGLTWLTSNHKS; this is encoded by the exons ATGGggaaaatattatctaaaatattcgGTAACAAGGAGATGAGGATATTGATGTTAGGTTTAGATGCAGCTGGAAAAACAA CTATTCTGTACAAATTAAAGCTAGGACAATCAGTTACTACTATCCCAACAGTCGGCTTTAACGTAGAAACAGTCACTTACAAAAATGTGAAGTTTAACGTTTgg GATGTAGGGGGGCAAGACAAAATCCGCCCACTCTGGAGGCATTATTATACTGGTACACATGGCTTAATATTTGTTGTGGACTGTGCAGACAGAGATAGGATAGATGAAGCCAAACAAGAATTACATAGAATAATTAATGATAGAGAAATGAGAGATgctattattttagtatttgcGAACAAACAAGATCTGCCAGAtg ccatGAAGCCACATGAAATACAAGAGAAGCTTGGCCTGACCCGTATTCGGGATCGTAATTGGTATGTCCAACCATCTTGTGCTACTACTGGCGAAGGACTATATGAAGGACTGACATGGCTAACGTCCAATCACAAGTCCTGA